Proteins from a genomic interval of Bombyx mori chromosome 8, ASM3026992v2:
- the LOC101745602 gene encoding ecdysone oxidase-like encodes MALVIGSASASSLLLDDVVYDTLYQYPPGIILKDGAEYDYVVVGAGAAGAAAASRLALKGFSVVLIEAGGDPDALSKIPMAAMGLLGSPIDWQYKTISNNVSCLSFQGKQCRFARGKCLGGSTSINYMLYTRGNRLDYDEMNIPGWRWKDLKPYFLRYEGLQIAKNYPPSSRIYHNTSGILKIEYFDDPRNPWQFRLVTGMKDLNVPFNKDLNGKNQIGVSKVAGYVYKGERMSTARAYLSRDDVKKALNVAKNAFCTGVIIDDNNVARGVTVIQGLLNVTVLARKEVILSAGAVGTPQILMLSGIGPDYHLKSLGIKVRKNLTVGDDMSDHVLPLIIVKVDKGHSIPQKLSPLIGRAAQLGQFLVAGDGPLASNGITDIVTLMNSDCYDYKNRKLYNNSTKCEYADLQIIAAYVDRSLVTVAKPLFKHAIGLNDDVVEQISKANEDYALIILSPVVLKPYSRGNIRLASADPTEQPAIFANYLGDSRDVDQMLKHIIVLEHLVEAPTFKKQNASILHLNLPECPSYEKSRVKYWRCYARSMTYAVYHAVGTCALQRVVNEKLQVYGVKNLRVADLSVMKKLVRGNTEAVSVAIGERLVDLIVDDLNKKTKCCPRAK; translated from the exons ATGGCGCTGGTGATCGGGTCGGCATCTGCAAGTTCATTGCTCCTTGATGACGTGGTGTATGACACACTATACCAATACCCACCTGGAATTATTCTGAAAG ACGGAGCAGAATATGACTACGTTGTGGTCGGGGCGGGGGCGGCTGGTGCTGCGGCCGCTTCTCGACTGGCGCTGAAGGGGTTCAGTGTTGTACTCATAGAAGCCGGTGGTGATCCTGACGCACTTTCTAAA ATCCCAATGGCTGCAATGGGGCTCCTCGGATCACCTATCGACTGGCAATACAAGACCATATCCAACAACGTATCCTGTCTCTCCTTTCAGGGTAAACAGTGCAGGTTTGCACGCGGAAAGTGTCTCGGAGGCTCAACTTCTATTAACTATATGCTGTACACCAGAGGAAACCGACTTGATTATGATGAAATGAACATTCCTGGCTGGAGATGGAAGGATTTGAAACCATATTTCCTCCGTTACGAAGGACTTCAAATCGCAAAAAATTACCCACCATCTTCAAGGATCTACCACAACACATCCGGCATTTTGAAAATTGAGTATTTCGATGATCCCCGAAATCCGTGGCAATTCCGGCTCGTCACTGGAATGAAGGATTTAAATGTGCCATTCAATAAAGATTTGAATGGAAAGAACCAAATCGGCGTGTCAAAGGTGGCGGGCTATGTGTACAAGGGTGAGCGCATGAGCACCGCTCGTGCGTACCTGTCTAGAGACGATGTTAAGAAAGCCTTAAACGTAGCCAAGAATGCTTTTTGTACCGGTGTCATCATAGATGACAATAATGTCGCAAGGGGCGTAACAGTCATTCAAGGTCTGCTGAATGTAACCGTGTTAGCGCGGAAAGAAGTAATCTTGAGTGCAGGCGCAGTTGGAACTCCACAGATTCTTATGTTATCAGGCATAGGACCagattatcatttaaaaagttTGGGAATTAAAGTGCGGAAAAATCTGACAGTCGGTGACGATATGAGTGACCACGTCCTACCGCTGATAATAGTTAAAGTGGATAAAGGACACAGCATACCTCAAAAATTATCACCACTTATTGGGAGAGCAGCACAACTTGGGCAATTCCTCGTGGCTGGAGATGGACCCCTAGCTTCTAATGGCATTACGGATATTGTTACCTTAATGAACAGCGATTGCTATGATTACAAAAATCGTAAACTGTATAATAATAGTACTAAATGTGAATACGCAGACTTGCAGATCATTGCCGCCTACGTCGACAGGAGCTTGGTGACAGTCGCGAAACCATTGTTCAAGCACGCGATAGGTCTCAACGACGACGTTGTTGAACAGATAAGTAAAGCGAACGAGGATTAcgctttaataattttatcaccGGTCGTATTGAAACCGTATTCTCGTGGTAATATCCGTCTCGCTAGTGCTGATCCTACCGAACAACCCGCGATATTCGCTAACTACTTAGGAGATTCCCGAGATGTCGATCAAATGCTGAAACACATAATAGTTTTAGAGCATCTGGTGGAAGCGCCGACCTTTAAGAAACAGAATGCCTCAATCCTGCATCTAAACCTACCTGAATGTCCATCTTATGAAAAATCTAGAGTAAAATATTGGAGATGCTATGCAAGGAGTATGACTTATGCCGTCTATCACGCCGTGGGGACATGTGCGCTGCAAAGAGTGGTTAATGAAAAGCTTCAAGTGTATGGCGTGAAGAATTTAAGAGTTGCCGATTTGAGCGTAATGAAGAAACTAGTTAGGGGCAATACAGAGGCAGTATCAGTAGCTATCGGCGAGAGACTAGTTGATCTCATCGTGGACGACTTGAATAAGAAGACGAAGTGTTGTCCTAGGGCTAAATAA